One window from the genome of Sandaracinaceae bacterium encodes:
- a CDS encoding tetratricopeptide repeat protein — protein MRIPLVIGALLCACVSVLGAPSLVIAQSRAAVQHYERGREHYQAGRYAEAAVELEEAQRLDPESPTLAYNLARVYELMGDYDRATTHYTRLADMTPEGDEQHDQALQALERVRGARAAQAQLEAEREAREQAEREAALREVEAQARAEATVETERRLGRRGRADALFYASAALSIGALGGGSLLGFYALRKDNVADDWVVGRGHSASARAAEQASARRMAIGADLLLGTGIAAGVSALLLYYLRDRHPPDGSQTALRLSLTPSLSGATLWVGGRL, from the coding sequence ATGCGGATCCCCTTGGTCATCGGCGCGCTGCTGTGCGCATGCGTGAGCGTGCTCGGCGCGCCCTCGCTCGTGATCGCGCAGTCCCGTGCGGCCGTGCAGCACTACGAACGCGGCCGCGAGCACTATCAGGCGGGCCGCTACGCCGAGGCCGCGGTCGAGCTCGAGGAGGCCCAGCGATTGGACCCGGAGTCCCCCACGCTGGCCTACAATCTGGCGCGCGTCTACGAGCTGATGGGCGACTACGACCGCGCCACCACGCACTACACGCGGCTCGCGGACATGACGCCGGAGGGTGACGAACAGCACGACCAGGCGCTCCAGGCGCTGGAGCGCGTACGCGGCGCCCGGGCGGCACAGGCCCAGCTCGAGGCCGAGCGCGAGGCACGCGAACAGGCCGAACGCGAGGCGGCGTTGCGCGAGGTGGAGGCACAGGCGCGCGCCGAAGCCACCGTGGAGACCGAGCGACGACTCGGCCGGCGCGGACGTGCGGACGCGCTCTTCTACGCGAGCGCGGCGCTCTCGATAGGCGCCCTCGGAGGGGGCAGCCTGCTCGGCTTCTACGCGCTGCGGAAAGACAACGTCGCCGACGACTGGGTGGTGGGCCGCGGCCACAGCGCCAGCGCGCGGGCGGCCGAGCAGGCGAGCGCCCGTCGGATGGCCATCGGCGCCGACCTGCTGCTGGGCACGGGCATCGCTGCGGGGGTGAGCGCGCTGCTCCTGTACTACCTGCGTGATCGTCACCCTCCGGACGGTTCCCAGACCGCGCTGCGGCTCTCCCTGACACCCTCGCTCTCCGGGGCAACGCTCTGGGTCGGGGGCCGCCTTTGA
- a CDS encoding methyltransferase domain-containing protein, which translates to MTDSSRDAHPPADWPTDVTHDRLIGDVSIYQRKGGHRTGTDDVLTAYYATHRRPGACPSYLDLGCGIGSVLLMVAHRLRPAECVGVEAQSESFTLASRAVAELPEGFPRVRLVHADFRGLDLGRRFAVVTGSPPYFPTHAGVLPQDPQRLACRFEVRGGVEAYCLAAARHLEPEGRFFVVHQTVHEPRVLTAAAGAGLHLRSCLDARMRTDRAAPFLTVYEFGLAAVGAQGVLSPSDACPARAGLSIRGADGAFTKAYTAARRELGVDAAP; encoded by the coding sequence GTGACCGACTCCTCGCGGGACGCTCATCCGCCGGCCGACTGGCCCACGGACGTGACGCATGACCGGCTCATCGGTGACGTGTCCATCTACCAACGCAAGGGAGGCCATCGGACCGGCACCGACGACGTGCTCACCGCGTACTACGCGACGCATCGCCGTCCCGGCGCGTGCCCCTCGTACCTCGACCTCGGATGTGGCATCGGCTCCGTGCTGTTGATGGTGGCGCATCGTCTGCGACCCGCGGAGTGTGTCGGCGTCGAGGCTCAGAGCGAGAGCTTCACCCTGGCTAGTCGGGCGGTGGCGGAGCTGCCGGAGGGGTTCCCGCGTGTCCGCCTCGTCCACGCCGACTTCCGCGGGTTGGACCTGGGGCGGCGCTTCGCGGTCGTCACCGGCTCGCCGCCATACTTTCCGACGCACGCCGGGGTGCTGCCGCAGGACCCACAGCGCCTCGCTTGCCGCTTCGAGGTGCGAGGCGGTGTCGAGGCGTACTGCCTCGCGGCCGCGCGGCACCTGGAGCCCGAGGGGCGCTTCTTCGTCGTTCACCAGACGGTCCACGAACCCCGCGTGCTGACGGCTGCTGCAGGGGCAGGGCTGCACCTGCGGTCCTGCTTGGACGCCCGCATGCGGACCGATCGAGCCGCTCCGTTCCTCACGGTCTACGAGTTCGGGCTCGCGGCCGTCGGCGCGCAGGGCGTGCTTTCGCCGAGCGACGCGTGCCCCGCGCGAGCAGGCTTGTCCATTCGAGGCGCCGACGGGGCGTTCACGAAGGCGTACACGGCGGCCCGTCGGGAGCTCGGCGTGGACGCGGCTCCCTAG
- a CDS encoding glycosyltransferase: MGTLAIILLLCAAGAVGLFLLGVWSTVRHTSLPTPTIEDDAYPPISLLKPIKGTEESLEQNLRSFFEQDYPAPFELVFASCEDGDPGIALARRVARDYPHVPVAFVRSDSSFGLNPKVANLKGALDAATHDLVLQSDANVRARPTYVRDIVGELVSQDASLLSSMVVGVGERTVTAAMENLQLGAMIAPGTCTALHVAGVTCVIGKSMLLRRSELEALGGLELVRDILCEDFILGETYRAAGKRLVLSSHTVENVNEELSLEAFLGRHSRWLKMRAVIHVGSFFADMFANPIFLSLMAVLASDFDRRAIAALVLATIIKVSGDAFLVRVCRGTPMPARFLVVAPFKDVLMGFVWFYSGVSRSVTWRGVKLRFGKNSQLRQDDGTLPVRVARRLFSGDDAR, encoded by the coding sequence ATGGGTACACTCGCCATCATCCTCCTCCTCTGCGCCGCAGGCGCCGTGGGTCTCTTCCTCCTCGGTGTCTGGTCGACCGTGCGACACACGTCGCTACCGACCCCCACCATCGAGGATGACGCCTACCCGCCCATCTCTCTGCTGAAGCCCATCAAGGGGACCGAAGAGTCCCTGGAGCAGAACCTGCGCAGCTTCTTCGAGCAGGACTATCCCGCCCCGTTCGAGCTCGTGTTTGCGTCCTGTGAGGACGGTGACCCAGGCATCGCCCTGGCGCGCCGGGTCGCCCGCGACTACCCCCACGTCCCCGTCGCCTTCGTGCGCTCGGACAGCAGCTTCGGGCTCAACCCCAAGGTCGCCAACCTCAAGGGCGCGCTCGACGCCGCCACCCACGACTTGGTGTTGCAGTCGGATGCGAACGTGCGCGCCCGGCCCACCTACGTGCGGGACATCGTCGGCGAGCTGGTCTCCCAGGACGCGTCGCTGCTCAGCAGCATGGTGGTCGGCGTCGGGGAGCGCACGGTCACAGCCGCGATGGAGAACCTGCAGCTGGGCGCCATGATCGCCCCCGGGACCTGCACGGCTTTGCACGTCGCCGGGGTCACCTGCGTCATCGGCAAGTCCATGCTGCTGCGCCGCTCGGAGCTCGAGGCGCTGGGGGGGCTCGAGCTGGTGCGCGACATCCTGTGCGAGGACTTCATCCTGGGTGAGACGTACCGGGCGGCGGGGAAGCGCCTGGTGCTCTCGTCGCACACCGTGGAGAACGTCAACGAGGAGCTGTCGTTGGAGGCGTTCCTCGGGCGGCACTCGCGCTGGCTGAAGATGCGCGCCGTCATCCACGTGGGCTCGTTCTTCGCGGACATGTTCGCGAACCCCATCTTCCTGTCCCTCATGGCCGTGCTGGCGAGCGACTTCGACCGGCGCGCCATCGCGGCGCTGGTGCTGGCGACCATCATCAAGGTGTCGGGTGACGCGTTCTTGGTGCGTGTGTGCCGCGGCACGCCGATGCCGGCGCGCTTCCTCGTGGTCGCGCCCTTCAAGGACGTGCTGATGGGCTTCGTGTGGTTCTACAGTGGCGTTTCGCGCAGCGTGACCTGGCGCGGGGTGAAGCTGCGTTTCGGGAAGAACAGCCAGCTGCGCCAAGACGACGGCACCCTGCCGGTGCGGGTCGCGCGGCGCCTGTTCTCGGGCGACGACGCGCGCTGA
- a CDS encoding serine/threonine protein kinase has translation MDAAEDLEGKRVADRFDVGEIIAMGGMGTVYRATQIGLGRPVALKVLRQHSSWDRDTVQRFHREAKTMSLLVHPNTVRVIEFGETTDGLLFLAMEYLEGRTLSQAIRERELGVPDAVHIAAQILSSLKEAHDKGVIHRDLKPDNIFLAEDPTSDEPMVKVLDFGIAKVVGAELSFDALETQAGTVFGTPKYMSPEQAQGHELDGRSDLYAVGALLYAMLTGSPPFDDADAVVVMAHHIREKVVSPRERVPDAPIPPALDRVVMKALAKQPQQRYKDASEFLDALADASPAVMALASANRVTRALDRAWRQPKVRRAGFRGVAIGAASLVAVALATQLALRSGDSAHALDAGTQLVDAARAPSAVASAPDVSDDEAGAAPDGAPTTQVTATLLSEPAGAEVWSDGVLIGTTPLVTPLAAGAAMEVELRLAGFAATQHLFAAIEAPQRVRLTRARRRPAPSAGATERPSSAMRATGSAYERFD, from the coding sequence GTGGACGCCGCAGAAGACCTCGAGGGCAAGCGGGTCGCCGACCGATTCGACGTCGGTGAGATCATCGCCATGGGCGGCATGGGCACCGTGTACCGGGCCACGCAGATTGGGCTTGGCCGTCCCGTCGCGCTCAAGGTGCTGCGGCAGCACTCGTCGTGGGACAGGGACACGGTCCAGCGTTTCCATCGCGAAGCCAAGACCATGAGCCTGCTCGTGCATCCCAACACGGTGCGCGTCATCGAGTTCGGCGAGACGACGGACGGGCTGCTCTTCCTCGCGATGGAGTACCTGGAGGGACGCACGTTGAGCCAGGCCATCCGGGAGCGAGAGCTGGGGGTGCCGGACGCGGTGCACATCGCGGCGCAGATCCTCAGCTCGCTGAAGGAGGCGCACGACAAGGGGGTCATCCACCGCGACCTCAAGCCCGACAACATCTTCCTGGCCGAGGACCCGACGTCCGACGAGCCGATGGTGAAGGTGCTGGACTTCGGCATCGCGAAGGTCGTCGGCGCCGAGCTGAGCTTCGACGCGCTCGAGACACAGGCCGGCACGGTGTTCGGCACACCGAAGTACATGAGCCCCGAGCAGGCCCAGGGTCACGAGCTCGACGGTCGCAGTGACCTGTACGCGGTCGGGGCGCTGCTCTACGCCATGCTGACGGGCTCGCCCCCATTCGATGATGCAGACGCGGTGGTCGTGATGGCCCATCACATCCGGGAGAAGGTGGTCAGCCCACGCGAGCGTGTGCCGGACGCGCCCATCCCGCCAGCGCTGGACCGCGTCGTCATGAAGGCGCTCGCGAAGCAGCCGCAGCAACGCTACAAGGACGCGTCGGAGTTCCTCGACGCGCTCGCCGACGCCAGCCCAGCGGTGATGGCGCTCGCGTCCGCGAACCGGGTGACCCGGGCGCTCGACCGCGCCTGGCGGCAACCGAAGGTGCGGCGGGCGGGGTTTCGCGGCGTCGCCATCGGCGCGGCCTCGCTGGTGGCTGTCGCGCTCGCGACGCAGCTCGCGCTTCGGAGCGGCGACTCGGCCCACGCGCTCGACGCCGGAACGCAGCTCGTGGACGCTGCGCGTGCGCCGTCCGCCGTGGCGTCAGCGCCCGACGTGAGCGACGACGAGGCCGGTGCGGCCCCCGACGGGGCGCCGACCACGCAGGTCACGGCCACGCTGCTTTCCGAGCCAGCCGGCGCCGAGGTCTGGTCCGATGGGGTGCTGATCGGGACGACACCACTCGTCACCCCGCTCGCGGCGGGTGCAGCCATGGAGGTGGAGCTGCGCCTCGCGGGTTTCGCGGCGACGCAGCACCTGTTCGCAGCGATTGAAGCGCCTCAGCGCGTGCGTCTCACACGCGCGCGCCGAAGGCCGGCTCCGTCCGCCGGCGCCACCGAGCGCCCGTCCAGCGCCATGCGCGCGACGGGCTCCGCCTACGAGCGCTTCGACTGA
- a CDS encoding putative metal-binding motif-containing protein, producing the protein MVALPSCTFLVSDDPIRCFTEAGAPDPCPEDRTCVSGFCVPAPTCTGSTELCNGRDDDCDQRVDEGHDDDGDGFTWCGGGATEEVDCDDSRADVHPGSLDGTTAAAPETCDARDNDCDMRVDESPSTLCDGGEQCFPGVGCAPPNCTLPGFECNDGDSCDVSQTPAVCVVGVCTPTSCAAPMVCDPRSGSCVHPMPLDSPCTISAQCAEGACMPAAALTGGTGSVCAASCCRDSECPVGRVCWASPRGGRACVLPSAIGSATGPGALGSACTRSDECGSSRCLEGYCREACTGPPDCNAPQSCVLLHSEDIAPEKVLACAMGPGGAPVGESCATDPCASGLCVDRVEAGGPVCLGGCRTTADCPAELYCGGLLLGQGTAATNLQACLPRIHSGGGITGDACSNGWSCRDLACIGQRCADTCCNDAQCPASAACVPVSRGRGAYEMRCVPRW; encoded by the coding sequence GTGGTCGCGCTTCCGTCGTGCACGTTCTTGGTGTCCGACGACCCCATCCGCTGCTTCACGGAAGCGGGGGCTCCCGACCCTTGCCCAGAGGACCGAACGTGCGTCAGCGGGTTCTGCGTCCCAGCTCCGACGTGCACGGGCAGCACCGAGCTCTGCAACGGTCGCGACGACGACTGCGATCAGCGTGTCGACGAGGGTCACGATGACGATGGGGACGGCTTCACGTGGTGTGGGGGCGGCGCGACGGAAGAGGTGGACTGCGACGACTCGCGGGCGGACGTGCATCCCGGGAGCCTGGACGGCACCACGGCTGCGGCGCCCGAGACGTGCGACGCGCGCGACAACGACTGCGACATGCGCGTGGACGAGTCACCGAGCACGCTCTGCGACGGTGGGGAGCAGTGTTTCCCGGGTGTCGGCTGCGCGCCCCCGAACTGCACCCTGCCCGGCTTCGAGTGCAACGATGGGGATTCGTGCGACGTCTCACAGACCCCTGCCGTCTGCGTGGTCGGCGTCTGCACCCCGACGAGCTGCGCGGCGCCGATGGTGTGTGATCCGCGCTCGGGGTCGTGCGTGCACCCCATGCCCTTGGACTCCCCATGCACGATCTCGGCACAGTGCGCCGAGGGTGCCTGCATGCCCGCTGCAGCGCTGACGGGGGGGACCGGGAGCGTGTGCGCGGCGTCCTGCTGTCGCGACTCGGAGTGCCCCGTGGGTCGCGTGTGCTGGGCCTCTCCTCGAGGTGGACGGGCTTGCGTGCTCCCCAGCGCCATCGGCTCTGCGACAGGGCCGGGCGCGCTCGGCTCCGCGTGCACACGTTCGGACGAGTGCGGCAGCTCGCGCTGCTTGGAGGGGTACTGCCGCGAAGCCTGCACCGGCCCGCCCGACTGCAACGCGCCACAGTCGTGTGTGCTGCTGCACAGCGAGGACATCGCTCCAGAGAAGGTCCTCGCGTGTGCCATGGGCCCGGGCGGCGCCCCGGTCGGCGAGAGCTGCGCGACGGACCCGTGCGCCAGCGGGCTGTGCGTCGACCGCGTGGAGGCTGGAGGCCCGGTGTGCCTCGGGGGTTGCAGGACCACGGCCGACTGCCCTGCGGAGCTGTACTGCGGTGGGTTGCTCCTGGGCCAGGGGACGGCGGCGACGAACCTGCAGGCGTGCCTGCCTCGCATCCACTCCGGCGGAGGTATCACGGGCGACGCGTGCTCGAACGGCTGGTCCTGCCGCGACCTCGCCTGCATCGGCCAACGCTGCGCCGACACCTGCTGCAACGACGCGCAGTGCCCGGCGAGCGCGGCGTGCGTGCCCGTGAGCCGCGGACGTGGGGCCTACGAGATGCGCTGCGTCCCGCGCTGGTGA
- the sppA gene encoding signal peptide peptidase SppA, giving the protein MPSSRCARTLSLAFSCLIAVPCAAAAQTRPASAGVEAPARLWTAPEGALTLATHPAAMGWVDGVRVRFVHVGSLTGAHLAAGEGTGVYGVAGLPFGIGLGFSAERVQATDGLGNGADYGRLSLGLAWAASRSFSIGGNLSYIGGGELDGVTALGLSVGLRPSRFMEFSLAVHDLLGPLGLVTADVEVPATFHFAAALLSGDSRFRAEVGYARSTDNVNGLRGAITARVPSFGDVVAQVEVDNIDQRAGRPRDVRVTGGFEADWGGHTLGGGVAGRFDPSASSFYVTGEFGGPSARGLPEPRYVADVEVRDFGPRGLINVIHVLDRALHERDVAGVVLRPRTRMGLAQAQEVRVMVDALMAAGKRVVCHLESASGGEWYACAGAERTYIDPGGSVQLLGPSLEMMTLGRLLENAGVRADFVRIGEYKSAPEQFMNETLSEPAREEYDVFLDDVYRRFTEDLARDASLEPAAVRSWVDGGPYVAPQALAAHLVDEELGAEGLQQSARELIGSRVRMGLRRHRDDDGPRRGVGVVVVDGAIVDGDNVDIPLVEIHQSGARTLVRTLDAYASDPNIAAIVLRIDSPGGSALASEQVWRAVRRARQHKPVIASLGSVAASGGYYIASAADEIWADPSTLTGSIGIYYGKVDFQDLAERLGVHVELLGRGARSSATSMYRPFTDDERERLRELITEMYQLFLRRVAEGRGMTTEEVDAVGQGRVWSGDRARQLGLVDRLGGFGSALARARERAHLAAGCRVRVAPARPGGLLDYVLGSSAPGSAELGGSAPEVAASVAGRGAAALDWMVMMSQVAELGALAHLPAAGVVE; this is encoded by the coding sequence ATGCCCTCATCGCGCTGTGCCCGGACGCTGAGCCTTGCCTTCTCCTGCTTGATCGCCGTGCCTTGCGCGGCCGCCGCTCAGACCCGCCCGGCGAGCGCCGGTGTCGAGGCGCCGGCCCGCCTCTGGACTGCGCCGGAGGGAGCGCTGACGCTCGCCACGCACCCCGCCGCGATGGGCTGGGTCGACGGTGTGCGGGTGCGCTTCGTCCACGTCGGCTCACTCACCGGCGCGCACCTCGCGGCCGGTGAGGGCACGGGGGTATACGGCGTCGCGGGGCTGCCCTTCGGCATCGGTCTCGGCTTCTCGGCCGAGCGGGTTCAGGCGACCGACGGGCTCGGCAACGGCGCCGACTACGGGCGCCTCTCGCTCGGTCTGGCCTGGGCCGCGAGCCGCAGCTTCTCCATCGGCGGCAATCTCAGCTACATCGGTGGCGGGGAGCTCGACGGCGTCACGGCGCTCGGTCTGTCCGTGGGTCTGCGGCCGAGCCGCTTCATGGAGTTCAGCCTGGCGGTACACGACCTGCTCGGTCCGCTCGGGTTGGTCACGGCCGACGTCGAGGTGCCGGCCACCTTCCACTTTGCCGCGGCGCTGCTCTCCGGGGACTCGCGCTTCCGCGCCGAGGTGGGGTACGCGCGTTCCACGGACAACGTCAACGGGCTCCGCGGGGCGATCACGGCGCGCGTCCCGAGCTTCGGCGACGTGGTGGCCCAAGTCGAGGTCGACAACATCGACCAGCGCGCTGGGCGACCCCGCGACGTGCGCGTCACCGGCGGGTTCGAGGCCGACTGGGGCGGCCACACGCTCGGCGGCGGGGTGGCCGGGCGCTTCGACCCGAGCGCGTCCAGCTTCTACGTCACGGGCGAGTTCGGCGGCCCTTCGGCCCGGGGCCTACCCGAGCCGCGCTACGTGGCGGACGTCGAGGTCCGCGACTTTGGCCCGCGCGGCCTGATCAACGTCATCCACGTGCTCGACCGGGCGCTTCACGAGCGCGACGTCGCCGGCGTCGTGCTGCGCCCGCGGACGCGCATGGGCTTGGCGCAGGCTCAAGAGGTACGCGTCATGGTCGACGCGCTGATGGCCGCCGGGAAGCGCGTGGTCTGTCACTTGGAGTCGGCCTCGGGCGGCGAGTGGTACGCCTGCGCCGGCGCCGAGCGCACCTACATCGACCCGGGCGGATCCGTGCAGCTGCTTGGCCCATCGCTCGAGATGATGACTCTCGGGCGCCTGCTCGAGAACGCTGGGGTCCGAGCCGACTTCGTGCGCATCGGCGAGTACAAGTCCGCGCCCGAGCAGTTCATGAACGAGACCCTGAGCGAGCCCGCGCGCGAAGAGTACGACGTGTTCCTCGACGACGTCTATCGGCGGTTCACGGAGGATCTGGCCCGCGACGCCTCGCTGGAGCCCGCCGCGGTTCGCAGTTGGGTCGACGGCGGCCCGTACGTCGCGCCCCAGGCGCTCGCGGCCCATCTGGTGGACGAAGAGCTCGGCGCCGAGGGGCTGCAACAGAGCGCGCGCGAGCTGATCGGGTCGCGGGTTCGGATGGGGCTGCGTCGCCACCGAGACGACGACGGACCGCGCCGCGGTGTGGGCGTCGTCGTGGTGGACGGGGCCATCGTCGACGGGGACAACGTGGACATCCCGCTCGTGGAGATCCATCAGAGCGGTGCGCGCACCCTGGTTCGGACCCTCGACGCCTACGCCAGTGACCCGAACATCGCGGCCATCGTCCTGCGCATCGACTCCCCCGGGGGGTCCGCGCTGGCCTCCGAGCAGGTCTGGCGCGCGGTCCGCCGCGCACGCCAGCACAAGCCGGTGATCGCGTCCCTCGGCTCCGTGGCCGCCAGCGGTGGCTACTACATCGCGTCCGCGGCCGACGAGATCTGGGCCGATCCGTCGACGCTGACCGGGTCGATCGGCATCTACTACGGCAAGGTCGACTTCCAGGACCTCGCCGAGCGGCTGGGGGTTCACGTGGAGCTGCTGGGCCGCGGCGCGCGCAGCTCTGCCACGTCCATGTACCGGCCGTTCACCGACGACGAGCGCGAGAGGCTGCGCGAGCTCATCACGGAGATGTATCAGCTGTTCCTCCGGCGAGTGGCGGAAGGGCGCGGAATGACGACCGAGGAGGTGGATGCCGTGGGGCAGGGGCGCGTGTGGTCCGGCGACCGTGCCCGACAGCTCGGCCTGGTGGACCGCCTCGGCGGCTTCGGCTCCGCGCTCGCGCGCGCTCGAGAGCGGGCCCACCTCGCAGCGGGCTGCCGCGTGCGAGTCGCGCCGGCGCGACCAGGGGGGCTGCTGGACTACGTGCTCGGCTCCAGTGCGCCGGGCAGTGCCGAGCTGGGCGGCAGCGCGCCCGAGGTGGCGGCGTCCGTGGCGGGCCGAGGCGCCGCCGCGCTGGACTGGATGGTCATGATGTCGCAGGTGGCCGAGCTGGGCGCGCTGGCGCACCTACCCGCGGCGGGTGTGGTGGAGTGA